From the genome of Hyalangium ruber, one region includes:
- a CDS encoding peptidoglycan recognition protein family protein yields the protein MAINRVSSPAAPRATATASTVSAPPAGLKKGAEGPQVKQLQDALVQIGYMTRAQVNTGYGTFGPKTEAAVKKFQADKGLPTTGYYGTMTNAALKKALGQGTSKPPVEGPSTPPSKPGTFTKPPVISAPSPNYNERGGKDIDSIVLHHTASNNGAGDLSWMRNPKSQVSAHYMVDRDGKIYQLVNDQKRAWHAGQGELNGVPTDVNGRSIGIEIVNDGSGKTPFTEAQMKSLTQLTGYLKQQYNVPMKNIVGHADVAVPRGRKNDPAPNFDWNRLRKGIS from the coding sequence CACGGCTTCCACAGTGTCAGCTCCGCCGGCGGGCCTGAAGAAGGGCGCCGAGGGCCCCCAGGTCAAGCAGTTGCAGGACGCGCTGGTGCAGATCGGCTACATGACCCGGGCCCAGGTGAACACGGGCTACGGCACCTTCGGTCCCAAGACGGAGGCGGCGGTGAAGAAGTTCCAGGCCGACAAGGGCCTGCCCACCACCGGTTACTACGGGACCATGACCAACGCGGCCCTGAAGAAGGCGCTGGGCCAGGGTACCTCCAAGCCCCCAGTCGAGGGCCCGTCGACCCCGCCCTCCAAGCCGGGCACCTTCACCAAGCCGCCGGTCATCAGCGCGCCCTCGCCCAACTACAATGAGCGCGGCGGCAAGGACATCGACAGCATCGTGCTGCACCACACCGCCTCCAACAACGGCGCGGGCGACCTGTCCTGGATGCGCAACCCCAAGAGCCAGGTGTCGGCGCACTACATGGTGGACCGCGACGGGAAGATCTACCAGTTGGTCAATGACCAGAAGCGCGCCTGGCACGCGGGCCAGGGTGAGCTCAATGGCGTGCCCACCGACGTGAACGGCCGCTCCATCGGCATCGAGATCGTCAACGACGGCAGCGGCAAGACGCCCTTCACCGAGGCGCAGATGAAGTCGCTCACCCAGCTGACCGGCTACCTCAAGCAGCAGTACAATGTGCCGATGAAGAACATCGTCGGGCACGCGGACGTGGCCGTGCCCCGCGGGCGCAAGAATGACCCGGCGCCCAACTTCGACTGGAACCGGCTGCGCAAGGGCATCTCCTGA